Proteins encoded within one genomic window of Vanrija pseudolonga chromosome 3, complete sequence:
- the prr-5_0 gene encoding pH-response regulator protein palI/prr-5: MGLFNNFGSLLLLISAVLLIVSTISTPVVNNLSLATVNSGSRVYRFGVLGWCNTAGIDTCSPKHLGYNIQNVLGEISNWDLVNNSINGLTKALIVHAIAAGLAFIGFVIALISHKFGNILAAVIAFLAFVCSLVAMALDFAIFGVVKSHINKNNLGHAKYGAATWITVVATILLLFSIIFVLIQCCCCHRDKARAAAHHDDGIHHDDGIHHDGHIDEHELDEKKSPFWKRNKA, from the exons ATGGGTCTCTTCAACAACTTTGgctcgctgctgcttctCATCAGCGCCGTGCTGCTGATCGTCTCGACGA TCTCGACACCAGTTGTCAACAACCTCTCGCTTGCCACCGTCAATTCCGGCAGCCGCGTCTACCGCTTCGGTGTGCTTGGATGGTGTAACACGGCTGGGATCGATACCTGCTCGCCCAAGCACCTGGGTTACAACATCCAGAATGTCCTCGGCGAGATCAGCAACTGGGACCTCGTCAACAACAGCATCAACGGCCTCACCAAGGCTCTGATTGTCCACGCCATTGCCGCCGGTCTCGCCTTCATCGGCTTCGTCATTGCCCTCATCTCGCACAAGTTTGGCAACattctcgccgccgtcattgCCTTCCTTGCCTTTGTCTGCAGCCTGGTCGCCATGGCCCTCGACTTTGCCATCTTTGGTGTCGTCAAGAGCCACATCAACAAGAACAACCTCGGCCACGCCAAGTACGGCGCTGCCACTTGGATCACTGTTGTCGCCACGATCCTGCTCCTCTTCTCCATCATCTTTGTCCTCATccagtgctgctgctgccaccgTGACaaggcccgcgccgccgcccaccacgacgacggcatccaccacgacgacggcatccaccacgacggccacattgacgagcacgagctcgacgagaagaagtCTCCCTTCTGGAAGCGCAACAAGGCTTAA